Proteins encoded by one window of Branchiostoma floridae strain S238N-H82 chromosome 6, Bfl_VNyyK, whole genome shotgun sequence:
- the LOC118417905 gene encoding uncharacterized protein LOC118417905 — MVRNTYGKTTWGAAFLDALGNLDTNKRLGRGKSYANTGKVLNVSIDGAKVSAAVQGTSPRPYGVKVQFELLNHAHLQRVYDVINENPLLYGQIINGDLPDELLSTLEEADIDLLPAHWYDMRARCSCPDDANPCKHMAAVYYLITSEIDKNPFTLFNLRGVDLMGYFNIKPSDTDPGYPLPLSRPLRPSSAEIEVNENHILPCPLVKIPPMSDFILSCLRSNPPFSLELDYKSVMEEFYSYAAKQGTKVLDDLMNAGKAGSAHWLSTLDHDDVQNVMSAARFRLILDAKFDSAKLHIHNPVWDKKTAVDMEGSGSTQWVTISSVFKNQMPYTAEVIPLWRDGQEEEQTWLKVDLQTAMQMFLWLSSDFGSPSYRFFFYSCRVAMMLMRNQVLIPDVLPLSRRQQNKIADFKIVWRPVHTAELVAEQLDNLNKIYPEDDPCVEVDEMPLGGCSASLHVLSVLLTKFVKDLHFMHKKSKNNPPPESLAFFSGKVYTIMSIAQQSVPRAINKYFGVFDLIKTELEVAVHISPLKTKGKKIKTEELPPPDHYSMELWVKMRDNELAQHKPIRRFLMSNSWAKAQAMKFLATLHTYLPHVGRLLKEDSIALTAVQLEDFILNTVDVFNNLGVKVILPKELRKILKPKAVVYAELEGSTRNQQSFFSIDDLLTYNWKIAIGNEYIAVHEFQQLLQSGEGLVRFRDKYISVKPEEMSSILNKVKQEPPQLSPLDLLKESLLEDSMFHLSASLSSMVESVKKVDEHPVPHNLVATLRPYQVSGYRWLVSNVQHGFGVILADDMGLGKTIQSIAAMLHLKNRGDLTHPVLLVVPTSVMSNWEREIQRFAPSLTVSRYYGAGRTLPSTQCHGNSDDLALQEYENQTDTPNGAGKRPSAGEGPKKKRARVSWDVPHTDIIITTYHIVRIDVDSLAKIQYSMVLIDEAQYIKNCKSQTAKAMKRMKAKMHVALSGTPVENNLSELWSVFDFTFPKYLGTNKDFTHAYAKPIELHRDADRVEALRAITRPFLLRRLKTDKSIIKDLPDKITTPKYNSLTAEQAALYESVVQNMVKKLAEAKEKKERTGVIFQTMTFLKQICNHPANFTKNSNRDIQASGKMKVLIDLLQPILQQGEKVLIFSQYVQMIKLMAQMVEAHFKVKPLIFEGSLSQQKRDEATTAFQTQPHRQIMIVSLQAGGVGLNLTAANHVIHYDLWFNPAKENQATDRAFRIGQTKTVFVYRFISENTFEEKIDAMLEKKKDLSDLSVQAGETWIGNLNDDQIKQLFTRE, encoded by the exons ATGGTTAGGAACACATATGGGAAGACCACATGGGGTGCAGCTTTTCTAGATGCCTTGGG GAACTTGGATACAAATAAACGTCTTGGACGGGGGAAGAGCTATGCCAACACTGGGAAAGTGCTGAATGTCAGCATTGATGGAGCCAAG GTATCTGCGGCGGTCCAGGGGACCAGTCCTCGGCCATACGGCGTCAAGGTGCAGTTCGAGCTCCTGAACCACGCCCACCTCCAGCGTGTGTATGATGTCATCAATGAGAACCCCCTTCTGTATGGCCAGATCATCAATGGTGATCTCCCAGACGAGCTACTCTCCACTCTTGAGGAG GCTGATATTGACCTGCTGCCCGCTCACTGGTATGACATGAGGGCTCGCTGCTCGTGTCCTGACGATGCCAACCCCTGTAAGCACATGGCTGCCGTGTACTACCTCATCACCTCGGAGATCGACAAGAACCCCTTCACCTTGTTTAACCTGCGAGGAGTGGATCTTATGGGCTACTTCAACATCAAGCCTTCCGACACGGACCCAGGGTATCCACTGCCGCTCTCCCGACCTCTAAGACCG tCATCAGCTGAGATTGAAGTCAATGAGAACCACATTCTGCCCTGCCCTTTGGTAAAAATCCCTCCGATGTCTGACTTCATCCTGAGTTGCCTGAGGAGCAATCCTCCCTTCTCATTGGAGCTGGACTACAAGTCTGTCATGGAGGAGTTTTACAG CTATGCAGCCAAGCAGGGTACGAAGGTGCTGGATGACCTGATGAATGCTGGGAAGGCAGGCTCGGCCCATTGGCTGAGTACACTGGACCATGATGATGTACAGAACGTTATGTCAGCCGCAAGATTCCGCCTGATTCTGGATGCAAA GTTTGACTCGGCCAAGCTTCATATCCACAACCCAGTCTGGGACAAGAAGACAGCAGTAGACATGGAAGGGTCTGGTAGCACCCAGTGGGTCACCATCTCAAGTGTATTTAAGAACCAGATGCCATACACTGCG GAAGTGATCCCATTGTGGAGGGATGGACAGGAAGAGGAACAAACCTGGCTGAAGGTGGACCTGCAGACAGCCATGCAGATGTTCCTGTGGCTCAGTTCTGACTTTGGCAGCCCCTCATACAGGTTCTTCTTCTACAGCTGCAGAGTGGCCATGATGCTCATGAGGAATCAG GTGCTCATCCCTGATGTGCTGCCCTTATCTCGACGACAGCAGAATAAGATTGCAGACTTCAAGATCGTTTGGCGGCCGGTTCACACGGCCGAGCTGGTGGCAGAACAGCTGGACAATCTGAATAAGATCTACCCTGAAG ATGACCCCTGTGTTGAAGTGGATGAGATGCCTCTGGGTGGATGTTCTGCATCCCTCCATGTCCTGTCTGTTCTCCTCACTAAGTTTGTCAAG GATCTACACTTCATGCACAAGAAGTCCAAGAACAACCCTCCACCTGAGTCTCTGGCATTTTTCAGTGGGAAAGTGTACACCATCATGTCCATTGCCCAGCAGAGTGTTCCCCGGGCCATCAACAAATACTTCGGTGTCTTCGACCTGATCAAGACAGAACTAGAAGTGGCAGTTCACATCAGTCCTCTGAAGACTAAGGGAAAGAAGATCAAAACTGAA gAGCTGCCGCCCCCAGATCACTATAGCATGGAATTGTGGGTAAAGATGAGGGACAATGAACTGGCTCAACATAAGCCAATCAGGCGCTTCCTGATGAGTAACAGCTGGGCTAAAGCTCAG GCCATGAAGTTCCTGGCCACCCTACACACCTACCTCCCCCATGTAGGACGACTGTTGAAGGAAGACTCCATTGCCTTGACTGCAGTGCAGCTGGAAGACTTCATCTTAAACACAGTCGATGTCTTCAACAACCTGGGAGTCAAAGTCATTCTTCCTAAGGAGCTCAG GAAGATCCTGAAGCCCAAAGCTGTGGTTTATGCTGAGCTGGAGGGTTCCACCAGGAACCAGCAGTCCTTCTTCAGCATAGATGACTTACTAACATACAACTGGAAAATTGCCATTG GAAATGAATACATTGCTGTCCATGAGTTCCAGCAGCTGCTACAGAGTGGGGAGGGTCTGGTCAGGTTCAGGGACAAGTACATCTCTGTCAAGCCTGAGGAGATGTCGTCCATTCTCAACAAGGTCAAACAGGAGCCACCACAGCTTTCCCCACTGGACCTGCTGAAG GAGTCCTTGCTGGAGGATAGCATGTTCCACCTCTCAGCTAGCTTGAGCTCTATGGTGGAATCTGTGAAGAAGGTGGATGAACACCCCGTACCCCACAATCTGGTGGCAACACTCCGGCCCTACCAGGTCTCTGGCTACAGGTGGCTGGTGTCCAACGTACAGCATGGCTTTGGG GTGATCCTGGCAGATGACATGGGTCTAGGGAAGACTATCCAGTCTATTGCTGCCATGCTCCACCTGAAGAATAGAGGTGACCTGACCCATCCTGTACTACTGGTGGTCCCCACTAGTGTCATGAGTAACTGGGAGAGGGAGATCCAGCGATTCGCACCCTCTCTCACTGTCTCAAG GTACTATGGTGCAGGTAGAACGCTGCCCAGTACCCAGTGCCATGGGAACTCCGACGACCTGGCTCTACAGGAGTATGAGAACCAAACAGACACGCCTAACGGAGCCGGGAAGCGACCGTCTGCAGGGGAGGGACCGAAGAAGAAGCGTGCGCGTGTGTCGTGGGACGTTCCGCACActgacatcatcatcaccacctACCACATTGTTAGGATTGACGTCGATTCTCTGGCAAAGATACAGTACA GTATGGTTTTGATTGATGAAGCTCAGTACATCAAGAACTGCAAGTCACAGACAGCAAAG GCGATGAAGCGTATGAAGGCTAAGATGCATGTTGCGCTGTCAGGAACACCAGTTGAGAACAACCTGTCCGAGCTGTGGTCTGTGTTCGACTTCACCTTCCCCAAGTACCTGGGCACCAACAAGGACTTCACACATGCATATGCCAAGCCTATAGAG CTGCATCGTGACGCGGATCGTGTGGAGGCCCTCCGTGCCATAACCAGGCCATTCCTCTTGCGTAGGTTGAAGACAGACAAGTCTATCATCAAAGACTTACCCGACAAGATCACCACGCCTAAGTACAACTCTCTAACTGCTGAACAAGCTGCTTTGTATGAG AGTGTTGTTCAGAACATGGTCAAGAAGCTGGCAGAGGCCAAGGAGAAGAAGGAGAGGACAGGAGTGATCTTCCAGACCATGACATTCCTCAAGCAGATCTGCAACCACCCTGCCAACTTCACCAAGAACAGCAACAGGGACATCCAGGCATCTGGCAAG ATGAAGGTACTGATAGACCTGCTCCAGCCCATCCTGCAGCAGGGAGAGAAGGTGCTCATCTTCTCCCAGTACGTACAGATGATCAAACTCATGGCTCAGATGGTGGAGGCGCACTTCAAGGTCAAGCCACTCATCTTCGAG GGCAGCTTGTCCCAGCAGAAGAGGGATGAAGCCACCACTGCCTTCCAGACCCAGCCACACAGACAGATCATGATAGTGTCCCTGCAGGCAGGAGGGGTTGG GTTGAACCTGACAGCTGCCAATCATGTGATCCACTATGACCTGTGGTTCAACCCTGCCAAGGAGAACCAAGCAACCGACCGCGCGTTTCGTATCGGACAGACCAAGACCGTGTTTGTCTATCGCTTCATCTCAG
- the LOC118417841 gene encoding DDB1- and CUL4-associated factor 11-like yields MDTLVGGVNPLKCGASSLDGSTAYLLKQREFGMCTNSGPFSTGQRNSIGAGFIPNRMETVAAYGEKVFCGTFSKDGSVFLSSSQDDHIRLYNTSHGSFTEKRCITARDVGWSVLDTAFSPDGTCVIYSSWSDFIHLVDISSKGEESHMALDLSPLERDFAIFSVVFSHDGKEILGGASDCYMYIFNRERNQRTLMMDAHEDDINSVKFADESSHILYSAGDDGVCKVWDRRILDEEDPQPVGIFAGHSDGITYIDSKGDGRYLITNSKDQTIKLWDVRKFSSSEGLESTRRAITNYRWDYRWMSVPKIVRNCRRKLKGDTSVMTYRGHNITKTLIRCRFSPVHTTGQRYIYTGCGTGAVIIYDILSGNMVAKLIGHKACVRDVSWHPTDVRIVSSSWDGHVSQWDYQGSDHPQDSDSDSEYETGHSGGRLVIINVNGVRRKSKRLKQQDQARHKRHRPEEAPSRSSL; encoded by the exons ATGGACACACTTGTGGGCGGTGTCAACCCACTGAAATGTGGTGCCTCATCTCTTGATGGGAGCACTGCATATCTTCTGAAACAG AGGGAATTTGGGATGTGCACAAATTCTGGTCCATTCTCAACTGGGCAGAGAAACTCCATAGGAGCTGG CTTCATTCCCAACCGAATGGAAACAGTGGCAGCATATGGTGAGAAGGTTTTCTGTGGAACATTCTCCAAGGATGGATCAGTGTTCCTCAGTTCATCTCAGG ATGACCATATCCGTCTGTACAACACGTCACACGGCAGCTTTACAGAGAAGAGATGTATCACAGCACGGGACGTGGGATGGAGTGTACTGGACACTGCCTTCAG CCCTGATGGCACCTGTGTTATATACTCCAGTTGGTCAGACTTCA TTCATCTTGTTGATATATCTTCAAAGGGTGAGGAATCACACATGGCCTTGGACCTCAG CCCCCTTGAACGAGACTTTGCCATCTTCTCTGTGGTCTTCTCTCATGATGGCAAGGAAATCCTTGGAGG TGCCAGTGACTGCTATATGTACATCTTCAACCGAGAGAGAAACCAAAGAACACTAATG ATGGATGCCCATGAAGATGACATAAACAGTGTGAAGTTTGCAGACGAGTCCTCCCACATCCTGTACTCGGCAGGGGATGATGGTGTGTGTAAGGTCTGGGACAGGAGGATTCTGGATGAGGAGGACCCCCAGCCTGTTGGCATCTTCGCTGGCCACAGCGATGGTATCACTTATATTGACTCCAAG GGAGATGGCCGCTACCTCATCACAAACTCTAAGGACCAAACCATCAAGCTCTGGGACGTCAGAAAGTTCTCATCCTCAGAGGGGTTGGAG TCCACAAGACGAGCCATTACAAACTACAGATGGGACTACAGGTGGATGTCAGTACCAAAGATAG TTCGGAACTGTAGGAGGAAGCTAAAAGGGGACACATCTGTGATGACTTATCGAGGCCATAACATCACCAAAACTCTCATCAGGTGCAGGTTTTCACCTGTACACACAACTGGTCAG AGATATATCTACACCGGATGTGGCACTGGTGCTGTCATCA TCTATGACATTCTCTCAGGAAATATGGTTGCCAAGCTGATTGGTCAC AAAGCCTGTGTTAGGGATGTGTCCTGGCACCCGACTGATGTGCGGATCGTCAGCAGCTCT TGGGATGGACATGTCAGCCAGTGGGATTACCAAGGCTCAGATCACCCTCAGGATTCCGACTCGGACTCAGAATACGAGACGGGGCACAGTGGTGGACGACTTGTCATCATCAACGTTAACGGTGTCCGCAGGAAGAGTAAACGGTTAAAACAACAGGACCAGGCAAGGCACAAGAGACATCGGCCCGAGGAGGCCCCATCTAGGTCGTCCTTGTGA
- the LOC118418330 gene encoding uncharacterized protein LOC118418330 → MGDNVDLQGAENKSPTDDQADETKEIFAKKISDTITSGFVTLSLAIGRRTGLFDELARQQEPRTAHEIAAAAGLKERYVREWLGSMVTSRIVEVDTTLDIPRYFVPPHRAAVLSPSGAEILRMAFSERVVHLAKVMDDMVECFKDDGPPGLPSSAYPDFQGWLQKVKGPMLDSTFIDNFLPTIPGLIEKLESGITVCDLGCASGYLLFLMARSFPNSTYYGIDLSAEAVSMAKKEAAARGITNVICDVGDATKLPDDWSEKFDYVITLSTIHDVNAPERCLREIRRVLKPGGQFSMWERDAHTQHHDNIGNPTASMIYVISMMSCVPMSLHDNGAGLGAMWGHEQALPMLERAGFSDVKKLGIPGNQGVAHYLCSKSGE, encoded by the exons ATGGGTGACAACGTGGATCTACAAGGGGCAGAAAATAAAAGTCCTACCGATGACCAGGCCGACGAGACCAAGGAGATCTTTGCTAAGAAGATCTCGGACACGATCACGTCAGGTTTCGTGACCCTGTCTCTGGCCATCGGCAGGAGGACGGGCCTTTTCGACGAGCTGGCCAGGCAACAGGAGCCAAGAACCGCGCACGAGATAGCGGCGGCGGCGGGGCTGAAAGAAAG GTATGTCCGGGAGTGGCTGGGATCTATGGTGACCTCCCGTATCGTAGAGGTGGACACAACATTGGACATTCCTCGGTACTTCGTCCCACCTCACCGGGCAGCCGTCCTGTCGCCCAGCGGTGCTGAGATCCTCAGGATGGCGTTCTCCGAGCGGGTTGTGCATCTGGCTAAAGTCATGGACGACATGGTGGAGTGCTTCAAGGACGATGGTCCACCAG gGTTACCAAGCTCTGCTTACCCGGACTTCCAGGGATGGCTACAGAAGGTGAAAGGACCGATGCTCGATTCTACCTTCATCGACAACTTTCTTCCTACCATTCCTGGGCTAATCGAGAAGCTCG AATCTGGAATCACAGTGTGCGACCTCGGCTGTGCCAGCGGCTACCTCCTCTTCCTCATGGCCCGAAGTTTCCCCAACAGCACGTACTACGGGATAGACCTATCAGCAGAGGCCGTCAGTATGGCCAAGAAGGAAGCTGCCGCCAGGGGGATCACCAACGTCATCTGCGATGTTGGGGACGCCACCAAACTACCCGACGACTGGTCCGAGAAATTCGATTACGTCATTACCCTGTCCACCATACACGACGTCAACGCGCCGGAGCGGTGTCTGAGGGAGATCCGGCGGGTGCTGAAGCCAGGGGGACAGTTCTCCATGTGGGAGCGAGACGCACACACTCAGCACCACGACAACATCGGCAACCCTACTGCCAGTATGATCTACGTCATCAGCATGATGTCGTGTGTGCCGATGTCGCTCCATGACAACGGCGCGGGTCTAGGGGCGATGTGGGGACACGAACAGGCCCTGCCCATGCTGGAGAGGGCCGGCTTCTCTGACGTGAAGAAGTTGGGTATCCCCGGAAACCAGGGTGTAGCGCATTACCTTTGTTCTAAGTCAGGAGAGTAA
- the LOC118418331 gene encoding putative methyltransferase DDB_G0268948 has protein sequence MPYEETIRDYSMSIKGEYTLPEFIGYLSTWSGYQEYCRRHPEDLGALLQNLQQRLYETTKTTKPVEELIFHVYFPVFLLLSRKPEL, from the exons ATGCCATATGAAGAAACTATTAG GGACTACTCCATGTCTATCAAAGGGGAGTACACCTTGCCAGAATTTATCGGCTACCTGTCGACGTGGTCAGGGTACCAGGAGTACTGCAGGCGCCATCCTGAAGATCTTGGTGCCTTACTTCAGAACCTACAGCAGAG GTTATACGAAACCACAAAGACGACAAAGCCGGTCGAAGAGCTGATCTTCCATGTTTACTTCCCGGTCTTTCTACTCTTGTCCAGGAAGCCAGAACTGTAG